One genomic window of Agarivorans sp. Alg241-V36 includes the following:
- the prsT gene encoding XrtA/PEP-CTERM system TPR-repeat protein PrsT yields the protein MSNHRFGMKNILAVSALTIALTACGGDTAEQHLSKATEYLAKNDQNAAIIELKNAIKKDASLAQARLNLGEIYLERGNYPAAEKELLRALDLNAEKQQLIPLLARTYLNQNEPEKIGDLITQNRPFEAELETELLAIHALSLFRNGQFDPAKTTLNQAQELGFEGTYSRMVKASISAADQQFGAANETLEQLSQEVPDNTDVWLLKGHLASMSNDTEVAVESYSKAVELAPDAAQFTLYLAQALVKNKQFSEAEKYLDSILKIAPNHMLSNQLKAYIRFQDEDFEKAFSLSTKALQSGSHNTATQIVAGISAYKLQKYEQALTQLERVITKDPQNALAQRLYVTTQFRIGQLDNAFNQLNQASVAEGQDSDFLSTVSMQLNRLGRTEEAVQIAEKAASSGGLSEKAKLGLLKLKQNDLDGIGILEEVLAEDPNHAQAFLGLQTHYFRQGKAEEVLKSLDSWIETHPEDQSVKLFKGAILEQQERYDEALAAYQSILQAQPDDLAAKLFSSSVYVQKGEVDKAYEITYKVKEEQAENLRVYEFLMSHASQIDKTQEVKTLLDKQVAEAPESSLLKEQLGRYYLFTREFPKAIEAFEQIDPLTREDRVWQLIGDLYLETGNQEKAILSYQAWLENSPLSLPAYVKNINVLESSGQLKEAVALSNRAVKLYKNNQRLLFVHSVLQLKAGDAAASQDALNSLDANQMNTPAVLQQQGYIYLVQENWPAATDTFNKLYKAYPSTQTANLLIKSYKEADKIEQAVAFIKQALEVHGEAAKPLQLQLAELQMKANPQQAIEEYQAIIKEQPDNFVAWNNLAWVYHDLNEFEVALTYANKAHELKPDIPQIKDTYGYMLLKSGKPTEAAKALEESYKQDASNEVGLHLAEALIANKQTQEAKQLLDGLINIEPELANKKAELEAQLN from the coding sequence TAGACTTAAATGCTGAAAAACAGCAACTCATTCCCCTATTGGCGAGAACCTATTTAAATCAAAATGAGCCTGAAAAAATAGGCGATTTAATTACTCAAAATAGACCCTTTGAGGCAGAGCTAGAAACTGAATTACTGGCAATTCACGCCTTATCGTTATTTAGAAATGGTCAATTTGATCCGGCTAAAACCACCTTAAATCAAGCTCAAGAACTTGGTTTTGAAGGCACTTACTCGCGTATGGTTAAAGCGAGTATTTCTGCAGCAGACCAACAGTTTGGAGCTGCCAATGAAACACTGGAACAGTTAAGCCAAGAAGTGCCAGACAATACCGATGTATGGCTGCTAAAAGGCCACCTTGCATCTATGTCTAATGATACTGAAGTAGCCGTTGAGTCATACAGTAAAGCTGTAGAATTAGCTCCTGATGCCGCACAGTTCACCCTCTATTTAGCACAAGCATTGGTGAAAAATAAGCAATTTAGCGAAGCAGAAAAATATCTAGACAGTATTTTGAAAATTGCCCCAAACCACATGCTTAGCAATCAGCTTAAAGCTTATATACGTTTTCAAGATGAAGACTTTGAAAAGGCCTTTTCTCTATCAACTAAAGCTTTGCAGAGCGGTTCTCATAACACTGCGACCCAAATTGTGGCTGGTATTTCTGCTTACAAACTACAAAAGTACGAACAAGCTCTAACTCAGCTAGAACGTGTGATTACTAAAGATCCGCAAAATGCCTTAGCACAGCGTTTATACGTGACCACGCAATTTAGAATTGGCCAATTAGATAACGCCTTTAATCAGCTAAACCAAGCTTCTGTGGCGGAAGGTCAAGACAGCGACTTTTTAAGCACTGTGAGTATGCAGCTTAATCGCTTAGGCCGCACCGAAGAAGCAGTACAAATCGCCGAGAAAGCAGCAAGCTCGGGTGGCTTATCAGAAAAAGCCAAACTGGGTTTACTTAAACTTAAGCAAAATGATTTAGACGGAATTGGCATTTTAGAAGAGGTGCTAGCCGAAGACCCAAATCATGCTCAGGCATTTTTAGGCTTACAAACCCATTACTTCCGCCAGGGCAAAGCTGAAGAAGTACTGAAGTCTCTGGATAGTTGGATTGAAACTCACCCAGAGGATCAAAGTGTCAAACTGTTTAAAGGCGCTATTCTTGAACAACAAGAGCGCTACGACGAAGCTCTCGCGGCTTACCAGTCAATACTGCAAGCACAACCCGACGACCTTGCTGCCAAGCTATTTAGCTCATCAGTTTATGTACAAAAAGGCGAAGTAGATAAAGCCTATGAAATAACTTATAAGGTTAAAGAAGAGCAAGCTGAAAACCTACGTGTTTATGAGTTTTTAATGAGTCACGCCTCGCAGATTGACAAAACCCAAGAAGTAAAAACGCTATTAGATAAACAAGTTGCAGAGGCTCCTGAATCCTCACTTCTAAAAGAGCAGTTAGGTCGTTATTACTTATTTACTCGAGAATTTCCAAAAGCTATCGAGGCGTTTGAGCAAATTGATCCACTCACCCGAGAAGACAGAGTATGGCAGTTAATTGGTGATTTATACCTAGAAACGGGCAACCAAGAAAAAGCGATTTTAAGTTACCAAGCTTGGCTGGAAAACTCTCCACTTTCGCTGCCAGCATATGTGAAAAACATTAATGTTCTAGAATCAAGCGGACAACTGAAAGAAGCAGTAGCGCTAAGTAATAGAGCAGTAAAACTTTATAAAAATAACCAGCGCCTATTGTTTGTTCATTCAGTATTGCAACTTAAGGCTGGCGATGCAGCCGCTAGCCAAGATGCGCTAAACAGCCTTGATGCTAATCAAATGAATACACCTGCAGTTTTACAACAGCAGGGTTACATATATTTAGTTCAAGAAAACTGGCCAGCAGCTACCGATACTTTCAACAAATTATATAAAGCTTACCCTAGTACTCAAACTGCTAACTTACTAATCAAGTCGTACAAAGAAGCAGATAAAATCGAACAAGCCGTTGCTTTTATTAAACAAGCGCTCGAAGTGCATGGCGAAGCGGCAAAACCACTTCAACTGCAACTTGCTGAGCTACAAATGAAAGCCAATCCTCAACAGGCGATTGAGGAGTACCAAGCGATTATTAAAGAGCAACCAGATAACTTTGTTGCCTGGAACAATCTCGCCTGGGTTTACCATGACCTAAATGAGTTTGAAGTAGCCTTAACCTATGCAAATAAGGCCCATGAGTTAAAGCCAGATATACCGCAGATTAAAGACACCTATGGTTACATGCTACTTAAATCAGGTAAGCCAACAGAAGCTGCAAAAGCCTTAGAAGAAAGCTACAAGCAAGATGCTAGTAATGAGGTAGGTTTGCACTTAGCAGAAGCACTAATTGCCAATAAACAAACCCAAGAAGCTAAACAGCTACTCGATGGATTGATAAATATTGAGCCAGAGCTAGCAAATAAAAAAGCTGAACTAGAAGCTCAGCTAAAT